In Candidatus Hamiltonella defensa 5AT (Acyrthosiphon pisum), one genomic interval encodes:
- the ung gene encoding uracil-DNA glycosylase — protein sequence MPASLLTWRDVIGAEKKEFYFKDTLASVAAERRSNKMIYPSPENVFNAFRLTEFGEVKVVIIGQDPYHGPNQAHGLSFSVLPGIVLPPSLVNIYKELLNDIIGFVYPNHGCLENWAKQGVLLLNTVLTVEAGRANSHAHLGWGIFTDRVIAALNQHNHRIIFLLWGSHAQKKGEIIDTQRHFILKAPHPSPLSAHRGFFGCKHFSKTNQLLEQQGLAPISWQP from the coding sequence ATGCCAGCTTCTCTTCTCACCTGGCGTGATGTCATAGGCGCAGAAAAAAAAGAATTTTATTTTAAGGATACTTTGGCCTCTGTAGCTGCCGAACGTCGTTCAAATAAAATGATTTATCCCTCTCCAGAAAATGTATTTAATGCCTTTCGTTTAACGGAATTTGGAGAGGTAAAAGTCGTGATTATTGGGCAAGATCCCTATCATGGGCCTAATCAGGCACATGGTTTATCTTTTTCTGTTTTACCAGGTATTGTTTTGCCGCCTTCCCTGGTGAATATCTATAAAGAGCTGCTCAATGACATTATAGGTTTTGTATACCCTAATCACGGTTGTTTAGAAAACTGGGCAAAACAAGGGGTTTTATTGCTGAATACTGTTCTGACAGTCGAAGCGGGGCGAGCGAACTCTCATGCGCATCTTGGCTGGGGTATTTTTACTGATCGTGTGATTGCAGCTCTGAATCAGCATAATCATCGGATTATTTTTTTACTCTGGGGTTCTCATGCACAAAAAAAAGGAGAAATCATTGATACTCAGCGTCATTTTATTTTAAAAGCGCCGCATCCATCGCCTCTATCTGCTCATCGAGGATTTTTTGGATGCAAGCATTTTTCAAAAACGAATCAACTGTTAGAACAGCAGGGATTAGCACCTATCAGTTGGCAACCCTAA
- the aroC gene encoding chorismate synthase, with translation MAGNSIGQIFRVTTFGESHGVALGCIVDGVPPGLWLCENDLQIDLNRRRPGMSPYTSSRRESDQIRILSGIFEGKTTGSSIGLLIENKDARPQDYQSIKDLFRPGHADYTYQKKYGIRDYRGGGRASARETAMRVAAGAIAKKYLFEHFSIEIQGYLSQIGTICCEFKEKECIEANPFFCPDPHKVEEIAELICALKERGDSIGAKITIMAKNLPVGLGEPVFDRLDADLAHALMSINAVKGLEVGEGFSFVNKLGSESRDEMTSSGFSTNYSGGILGGISSGQPLLVHLALKPTSSIAIPAKTINQQGETVEMTTSGRHDPCVGIRAVPIAESMLAIVLMDHLLRHRAQCGHF, from the coding sequence ATGGCAGGCAATAGTATAGGGCAAATTTTTCGTGTGACTACATTTGGTGAATCTCATGGTGTCGCTTTAGGCTGTATTGTTGATGGTGTTCCTCCAGGATTATGGCTTTGTGAAAATGATTTACAGATAGATCTAAATCGCCGACGCCCAGGCATGTCACCCTATACCAGTTCGCGTCGCGAATCCGATCAGATTCGTATTCTTTCAGGCATTTTTGAAGGTAAAACCACAGGTTCTAGTATTGGATTGCTGATCGAAAATAAAGACGCTCGTCCACAAGATTATCAATCGATAAAGGATCTGTTTCGACCGGGTCATGCAGATTACACCTACCAAAAAAAATATGGCATACGGGATTATCGTGGCGGAGGGCGGGCCTCTGCACGTGAAACAGCAATGCGTGTTGCAGCAGGTGCGATTGCAAAAAAATATCTTTTTGAGCATTTCAGCATTGAAATACAGGGGTATTTATCTCAGATAGGTACGATTTGTTGTGAATTTAAAGAGAAAGAATGCATTGAAGCTAACCCTTTTTTTTGCCCCGATCCTCATAAGGTGGAGGAAATTGCCGAATTAATATGTGCTCTAAAAGAAAGAGGGGATTCCATCGGGGCTAAAATCACAATAATGGCTAAGAATTTGCCTGTCGGTTTAGGCGAGCCTGTGTTCGATCGCCTTGATGCAGATTTAGCTCATGCACTCATGAGCATTAATGCGGTTAAAGGGCTAGAAGTAGGTGAGGGGTTTTCTTTTGTGAACAAATTGGGGAGTGAAAGTCGTGATGAAATGACGTCTTCTGGTTTTTCAACGAATTATTCAGGAGGCATTTTGGGTGGGATCAGCAGTGGGCAACCTCTGCTGGTTCATCTGGCACTAAAACCCACTTCCAGCATTGCAATACCCGCCAAAACGATTAATCAACAAGGAGAAACAGTTGAAATGACTACTTCTGGCCGCCACGACCCCTGTGTGGGTATTAGAGCAGTGCCTATCGCTGAATCGATGCTCGCTATTGTATTGATGGATCATTTGTTACGTCATAGAGCTCAATGTGGTCATTTTTAA
- the holB gene encoding DNA polymerase III subunit delta', producing the protein MNWYPWLNAHYHQLVEQHILGRGHHALLIHALRGNGKNALIYGLSRWLLCQKRQGKKSCGQCHSCHLMLAGHHPDCHLFKIKENQRNLGIDSIRQVIEKLSHHPQQGGARVISIPNVHDLTVAAVNALLKTLEEPPKNTYFLLGCHTPSVLMPTLKSRCFCWRLFNPPTNLTLTWLAEKTGADPILVSTALKLSSGAPLSALSLLQKDRWNERVFFCLTLSDVLSRQNFLALLPQLNHDNIEDTLHWLISLLLDALKYHHGITFSMINEDQQPLVEKLATLFSISGLFKILRQSIYCRHQLLSIVGINKELLLTEQLLNFENALNEL; encoded by the coding sequence ATGAATTGGTATCCGTGGCTCAATGCTCATTATCATCAATTAGTAGAGCAGCACATTTTAGGACGTGGGCATCATGCATTACTGATTCATGCATTACGAGGAAATGGTAAAAACGCCCTTATTTACGGTTTAAGCCGCTGGTTGCTTTGCCAGAAAAGACAAGGCAAAAAAAGTTGTGGTCAGTGCCATAGCTGTCATTTAATGTTGGCCGGACATCATCCAGACTGTCACCTGTTTAAAATAAAAGAAAACCAAAGAAATTTAGGTATCGATTCCATCAGACAGGTGATCGAAAAACTGTCACACCATCCACAACAGGGAGGAGCCAGGGTCATTTCTATCCCTAATGTCCACGATCTCACTGTTGCTGCAGTGAACGCGTTATTAAAAACGTTAGAAGAACCTCCAAAAAATACCTATTTCCTTTTAGGTTGTCATACCCCTTCAGTTTTAATGCCAACGTTAAAAAGCCGTTGTTTTTGTTGGCGTTTGTTTAATCCACCAACAAATTTAACTTTAACATGGTTAGCAGAAAAAACAGGCGCAGATCCAATCCTTGTATCAACAGCATTGAAATTAAGTTCTGGTGCTCCATTATCCGCTTTATCTCTTCTGCAAAAAGATCGTTGGAATGAAAGAGTTTTTTTTTGTCTTACATTAAGTGATGTCTTGTCTCGCCAAAATTTTTTGGCGTTGTTACCTCAACTGAACCATGACAATATCGAGGATACTCTTCACTGGTTGATTTCATTATTGTTGGATGCTTTAAAATATCACCACGGAATAACGTTCTCTATGATTAATGAAGATCAACAACCTTTAGTTGAAAAGTTAGCAACTTTATTTTCTATTAGCGGATTATTTAAAATACTCCGCCAATCGATTTATTGCCGTCACCAACTATTATCGATAGTGGGGATAAATAAAGAATTATTGCTCACAGAGCAACTTTTAAATTTTGAAAATGCCTTGAATGAGCTCTGA
- the tmk gene encoding dTMP kinase — translation MKGKFIVIEGLEGAGKSTAVNTVQQFLRHFKIQDVICTREPGGTALSEEIRHLIKKKSQNEEILTDKAELLLLYAARVQLLENIIKPALSSGTWVIGDRHDLSSQAYQGGGRGIKSEFIKSLADFTLGSSFRPDLTLYLDLPPELGLQRARKRGHLDRIEQQSLVFFERIRARYLELTYDDPRIKMIDASKPIKKVTVDIQNALLSLLEK, via the coding sequence ATGAAAGGTAAATTTATTGTTATTGAAGGTCTGGAGGGAGCAGGAAAAAGCACTGCTGTCAATACTGTACAACAGTTCTTAAGGCATTTTAAAATTCAGGATGTGATCTGTACTCGTGAGCCAGGCGGGACCGCATTAAGTGAAGAAATACGTCATTTAATTAAAAAAAAGAGCCAAAATGAAGAGATTTTAACCGATAAAGCGGAATTATTGCTTTTATATGCTGCTCGAGTGCAATTGCTCGAAAATATCATCAAACCGGCTTTATCTTCTGGAACTTGGGTAATAGGCGACCGTCATGATCTTTCATCTCAAGCGTATCAAGGAGGCGGACGAGGGATAAAATCTGAATTTATCAAATCTTTAGCTGATTTTACTTTAGGTTCTTCTTTTCGTCCTGACTTAACCTTATACTTAGATTTGCCGCCTGAATTAGGGCTACAACGCGCTCGTAAAAGAGGCCATCTTGATCGTATTGAACAGCAATCGTTGGTTTTTTTCGAACGCATTCGGGCACGTTATCTCGAACTGACATATGATGATCCTCGTATTAAAATGATCGATGCCTCAAAACCCATAAAAAAAGTCACAGTGGATATTCAAAATGCTTTGCTATCTTTATTGGAAAAATAA
- a CDS encoding metal-dependent hydrolase → MLLVDSHCHLDSLDYKKLHQSVDDVLLKARERNVKFVLCVATTLEGFEHFFSVIGERNDVAFSCGAHPLNLDQHYDMQKLKQLCQLKKVIALGETGLDYHYSSDQIALQKKVFREHIMVGCQLNKPVIVHTRDAFKDTINILKEENARDCGGVLHCFTEDKMAAQQLLDLGFYISFSGIVTFRNASVLRDVVRYIPLDKMLIETDSPYLAPVPYRGKENQPAYVREIAEYIAELKNVNLEKLADTTTSNFIQLFHLSESIFFNIM, encoded by the coding sequence ATGTTATTAGTCGACTCACACTGCCATTTGGATAGTTTAGATTATAAAAAATTACATCAAAGCGTTGATGACGTACTACTAAAAGCAAGAGAACGTAACGTCAAATTTGTGCTCTGTGTGGCGACCACTCTGGAGGGTTTTGAGCATTTTTTTTCTGTGATTGGCGAACGCAATGATGTCGCATTCTCTTGTGGAGCACATCCTCTGAATCTTGATCAACATTATGACATGCAAAAATTGAAACAATTATGTCAATTAAAAAAAGTCATAGCGCTTGGGGAGACAGGTTTAGATTATCATTACTCATCAGATCAAATCGCGCTACAGAAAAAAGTATTTCGAGAGCATATTATGGTTGGGTGTCAATTAAACAAGCCTGTCATTGTGCACACACGTGATGCTTTTAAAGATACTATAAACATCTTAAAAGAAGAAAATGCACGGGATTGTGGTGGCGTTTTGCATTGCTTTACTGAAGATAAAATGGCTGCGCAGCAACTATTAGATTTAGGATTTTACATTTCTTTCTCAGGTATTGTGACATTTCGCAATGCGTCAGTGTTACGTGATGTTGTTCGTTATATTCCTTTAGATAAAATGTTAATTGAAACTGATTCACCTTATTTAGCCCCTGTGCCTTATCGCGGAAAAGAAAATCAGCCCGCTTATGTGCGAGAAATTGCTGAGTATATTGCAGAATTAAAAAATGTAAATTTAGAAAAATTAGCTGATACGACAACAAGTAACTTTATTCAATTATTTCATTTAAGCGAATCAATATTTTTTAATATAATGTAA
- the srmB gene encoding ATP-dependent RNA helicase SrmB, with translation MMSPPFCEFDLDPCLLRALEDKGYLSATAIQTTVIPKAMEGRDLLGSAPTGTGKTIAFLIPALQHLIDFPKKKPGPPRILILAPTRELAIQVADQATELAKYTSLKVAKITGGVAYMNHTEIFSTNQDILVATTGRLLQYIKEENFDCRAVEILILDEADRMLDMGFAQDIEVISAETRWRKQTLLFSATLESATIREFSERVLRDPIYLEAAPSVRERKKILQSYYRSDNLPHKIALLCYLLKTPSVQKSIIFVRTREKVHELVHRLQSEGIHSGYLEGEMVQTKRTEAIARLNSGRIQVLVATDVASRGLDIEDISHVFNFDMPYTGDVYLHRIGRTARAGRKGTAISLIEAHDHLLLKKVERYLKKTIKPRVVDELRPTTKAPNEKKAGKPSKKVLAKREEQKKAKKEKTKVKVKVKIRHRDKKNLGKRREPKNLKKNKENGNASFSSHLA, from the coding sequence ATGATGAGCCCGCCTTTTTGTGAATTTGATTTAGATCCCTGTTTACTGCGCGCGTTAGAGGATAAAGGTTACCTTTCCGCCACAGCGATTCAAACAACAGTGATCCCAAAAGCAATGGAAGGACGAGATCTATTAGGCTCAGCTCCAACGGGCACCGGCAAAACGATCGCTTTTTTGATTCCAGCACTTCAACATCTTATTGATTTTCCTAAAAAAAAACCAGGCCCCCCTCGTATTTTGATACTCGCCCCTACACGTGAATTAGCCATTCAAGTAGCAGATCAAGCGACTGAACTGGCAAAATACACCTCATTAAAGGTCGCCAAAATCACAGGAGGAGTGGCATATATGAACCATACGGAAATCTTCAGTACAAATCAGGACATTCTGGTGGCCACTACAGGGCGATTGCTGCAATACATCAAAGAGGAAAATTTTGATTGCCGGGCAGTGGAAATATTAATACTCGATGAAGCGGATCGCATGCTGGACATGGGTTTTGCTCAGGATATTGAAGTTATTTCTGCTGAAACTCGTTGGCGTAAACAAACTTTACTTTTTTCTGCCACGCTAGAGAGCGCCACGATTCGTGAATTTTCTGAGCGTGTGCTCCGTGATCCCATTTACTTAGAAGCGGCGCCTTCAGTACGAGAACGAAAAAAAATCCTTCAGAGTTATTATCGTTCAGACAATCTGCCGCATAAGATCGCTTTACTCTGTTACTTATTGAAAACTCCTTCTGTACAAAAATCCATCATTTTTGTACGTACTCGTGAAAAAGTACATGAACTTGTTCATCGTCTTCAATCAGAAGGCATTCACAGTGGATATTTGGAAGGGGAGATGGTGCAAACCAAACGTACCGAAGCTATTGCTCGTTTAAATAGTGGTCGCATTCAAGTTTTGGTTGCAACCGATGTTGCGTCTCGTGGCTTAGATATTGAGGATATCAGCCATGTCTTCAATTTTGATATGCCCTATACCGGAGATGTTTACTTACATCGAATCGGCCGAACGGCTCGTGCAGGTCGTAAAGGGACAGCTATTTCACTGATTGAAGCCCATGATCACTTATTATTAAAAAAAGTAGAGCGATATCTTAAAAAAACGATAAAACCAAGAGTAGTGGATGAATTACGGCCCACAACGAAAGCACCAAATGAAAAAAAAGCAGGGAAACCTTCTAAAAAAGTGTTAGCAAAACGTGAAGAACAAAAAAAAGCCAAAAAAGAAAAAACGAAAGTGAAAGTGAAAGTGAAAATACGTCATCGTGACAAGAAAAACCTCGGTAAGCGTCGAGAGCCTAAAAATTTAAAGAAAAATAAGGAAAATGGCAATGCCAGCTTCTCTTCTCACCTGGCGTGA
- the mdh gene encoding malate dehydrogenase has translation MKIVILGAAGGIGQGLALLLKAQLPVGSELALYDVNSITPGVAVDLSHIPTDVTVNGFSGKDPTLALLGADIVLIAAGIARKPGMARSDLFDVNAGIVRKLTEDIAHTCPKALVGIITNPVNSTVVISAETFKKAGVYNKNKLFGITTLDIIRARSFIAKLKNKVSENIKVPVIGGHSGVTILPLLSQIPDISLTESEIKTLTQSIQNAGTEVVKAKEGGGSATLSMAYAAALFCFSLVRALNGEKGIVEYAYVESDRKQYPRFFAQPVLLNENGIAEYKEIGALSAFEQKHLEKILDELNKDIGLAEQFNQ, from the coding sequence ATGAAGATAGTTATTCTTGGTGCAGCAGGAGGCATTGGTCAAGGGCTTGCTCTTTTACTAAAGGCCCAGCTTCCTGTAGGTTCAGAGCTTGCGCTTTATGATGTTAATTCGATTACCCCAGGGGTTGCAGTTGATCTTAGCCATATCCCAACAGATGTGACGGTGAATGGTTTTAGTGGTAAAGATCCGACGCTTGCACTTTTAGGTGCAGATATTGTTTTAATTGCAGCGGGTATAGCACGTAAGCCAGGAATGGCGCGTTCAGATTTATTTGACGTAAATGCAGGTATTGTTCGAAAATTAACAGAAGACATTGCACATACTTGTCCAAAAGCATTGGTCGGGATTATCACCAATCCAGTGAACAGCACAGTTGTTATTTCGGCCGAAACTTTTAAAAAAGCCGGTGTTTATAACAAAAATAAATTATTTGGTATCACGACATTAGATATTATTCGAGCAAGGAGTTTCATTGCTAAACTAAAAAACAAGGTATCAGAAAATATTAAAGTGCCTGTGATTGGTGGGCACTCAGGTGTCACTATTTTACCTTTATTATCCCAAATACCTGATATCAGTTTGACTGAAAGCGAAATAAAGACTCTGACTCAGAGTATCCAGAATGCAGGTACAGAGGTCGTAAAAGCAAAAGAAGGGGGAGGGTCTGCTACTTTGTCCATGGCTTATGCAGCTGCCTTATTTTGTTTTTCATTAGTTCGTGCATTAAATGGTGAAAAAGGGATTGTAGAATACGCTTATGTTGAAAGCGATCGTAAACAGTATCCTCGTTTTTTTGCACAACCTGTTCTTTTAAATGAAAATGGTATTGCCGAATATAAAGAAATAGGGGCGTTAAGCGCTTTTGAACAAAAGCATTTAGAAAAAATATTGGATGAGTTAAACAAAGACATAGGGCTCGCTGAACAATTTAATCAATAA
- the tsaD gene encoding tRNA (adenosine(37)-N6)-threonylcarbamoyltransferase complex transferase subunit TsaD: MRVLGIETSCDETGVAIYDSESGLLADQLYSQVKLHAQYGGVVPELASRDHIRKIVPLIQATLKEACVSPQEIDAVAYTAGPGLIGALLVGASVGRALAFAWNVPAVPVHHMEAHLLAPMLEDQVPDFPFIALLVSGGHTQLVQVNAIGKYALLGESLDDAVGEAFDKTAKLLGLEYPGGAMLAHLAQQGDPDRFIFPRPMIDRPGLDFSFSGLKTAAALTIRANHQDEQTRCDIAYAFEKAVIDTLAIKSERALEQTGLTRLVLAGGVSANEKLRSKLSVIMHERQGKVFYARPQFCTDNGAMIAYAGWRRIQEGSRSDLSISVHPKWALSQ; this comes from the coding sequence ATGCGTGTTTTAGGTATAGAAACATCCTGTGATGAAACAGGCGTTGCGATTTATGATTCAGAATCTGGCTTATTGGCCGATCAATTGTACAGTCAAGTGAAATTACATGCGCAATATGGCGGGGTTGTGCCTGAATTGGCATCACGAGATCATATTCGTAAAATCGTCCCTCTCATTCAAGCCACGCTAAAGGAAGCTTGCGTCTCTCCTCAAGAAATCGATGCCGTAGCTTATACGGCAGGGCCGGGCTTAATCGGCGCGTTATTAGTCGGTGCAAGTGTTGGACGCGCATTGGCTTTCGCTTGGAATGTTCCCGCAGTGCCGGTACACCATATGGAAGCCCATTTATTGGCGCCAATGCTTGAGGATCAGGTGCCAGATTTTCCTTTTATTGCACTGCTCGTTTCTGGAGGTCATACCCAGTTGGTCCAGGTGAATGCGATAGGAAAATATGCGCTTTTAGGGGAATCTTTAGATGATGCAGTCGGAGAAGCTTTTGATAAAACGGCGAAATTGCTGGGCCTGGAATATCCAGGAGGCGCAATGTTGGCACATTTAGCCCAGCAGGGAGATCCTGATCGTTTTATATTTCCACGCCCGATGATCGATAGACCTGGGCTTGATTTTAGTTTTTCAGGTTTAAAAACTGCGGCAGCTCTTACTATTCGTGCGAACCACCAAGACGAGCAAACTCGCTGTGATATTGCTTACGCTTTTGAAAAAGCCGTTATCGATACTTTGGCGATCAAATCTGAACGCGCATTAGAGCAAACGGGTTTAACCAGATTAGTCTTAGCAGGAGGGGTGAGTGCAAACGAAAAACTACGAAGCAAACTCAGCGTCATCATGCACGAACGACAAGGAAAGGTATTTTATGCAAGGCCTCAATTTTGTACGGACAATGGAGCCATGATAGCTTATGCAGGGTGGCGGCGTATTCAAGAAGGCAGCCGAAGTGATTTGAGTATTTCTGTACATCCAAAATGGGCACTTTCACAGTAG
- the ptsG gene encoding PTS glucose transporter subunit IIBC yields the protein MFKNAFANLQKVGKSLMLPVSVLPIAGILLGLGSIHFSFLPDVVSDVMSETGGAIFANMPLIFAIGVALGFTNNDGVAALAAVVAYSIMAKTIAVLESLLLNISSDQIHQHHLNDTGVVGGIIAGGLAAYMFNHFYRIKLPEYLGFFSGKRFVPIISGFFAILLGVLLAFIWPPIGKKIQIFSEWAAYQNPSIAFAIYGFVERAIIPFGLHHIWNVPFQMQVGEYTNSAGQIFHGDIPRYMAGDPTAGKLAGAFLFKMYGLPAAAIAIWHSAKPENRIKVSGIMISAALTSFLTGITEPIEFSFMFVAPVLYVIHVILSGLAFPLCIALGMTSGTSFSQGLIDFILLSGNGHRTVLFPLVGACYALVYYASFRFLITKWNLKTPGRELISTIIDVQNGKQMSEALVENFGGKENIINLDACITRLRVSVADVSKVDQAGLKKLGAAGIVIAGSGVQAIFGTQSDNLKTDMDEYIRNN from the coding sequence ATGTTTAAAAATGCATTTGCAAACCTGCAAAAAGTGGGTAAATCGCTTATGCTTCCAGTGTCAGTATTGCCCATAGCGGGTATTTTACTAGGTTTAGGCTCCATTCATTTCAGCTTTCTACCTGATGTGGTTTCTGATGTTATGTCAGAAACGGGCGGCGCCATTTTTGCCAATATGCCATTAATTTTTGCCATTGGGGTGGCATTAGGTTTTACTAATAACGATGGTGTTGCGGCATTAGCTGCTGTCGTTGCTTACTCCATTATGGCGAAAACAATCGCTGTACTTGAATCTCTGTTATTAAATATTTCATCTGATCAGATACATCAGCATCATTTAAATGACACTGGTGTCGTGGGGGGTATTATTGCAGGTGGGCTTGCCGCCTATATGTTTAATCATTTTTATCGTATTAAATTACCTGAATATCTTGGTTTTTTTTCAGGTAAGCGTTTTGTTCCCATTATTTCTGGATTTTTCGCTATTCTTCTTGGGGTATTATTAGCTTTTATCTGGCCTCCTATTGGAAAGAAAATACAGATTTTTTCAGAATGGGCGGCATATCAAAATCCGAGTATTGCCTTTGCTATATATGGATTTGTTGAGCGTGCCATCATTCCCTTTGGTCTACATCATATCTGGAATGTGCCTTTTCAGATGCAGGTGGGAGAATACACGAACTCTGCTGGACAAATTTTTCACGGCGACATTCCTCGTTACATGGCCGGTGATCCGACAGCGGGTAAACTGGCAGGCGCTTTTCTTTTTAAAATGTATGGCCTCCCTGCTGCTGCGATTGCAATTTGGCATTCAGCAAAGCCAGAAAATCGCATAAAGGTCAGCGGTATTATGATTTCTGCGGCATTGACTTCATTTTTGACAGGGATCACGGAACCAATAGAGTTTTCATTTATGTTTGTAGCCCCTGTCCTATATGTTATTCATGTGATTTTATCAGGATTGGCTTTTCCTCTTTGTATTGCTCTCGGTATGACCAGTGGTACTAGTTTTTCTCAAGGTTTAATTGATTTTATTCTTTTGAGCGGTAATGGCCATCGAACTGTGCTATTTCCTCTGGTTGGTGCTTGTTATGCCTTAGTGTATTACGCGAGCTTCCGTTTTTTGATTACTAAATGGAATTTAAAAACACCTGGCCGAGAACTGATCTCAACCATAATAGATGTTCAAAATGGTAAGCAAATGTCTGAGGCCTTAGTTGAAAACTTTGGAGGAAAAGAGAACATCATCAATTTAGATGCTTGTATTACCCGTTTACGTGTCAGTGTGGCCGATGTTTCTAAAGTAGATCAAGCAGGCTTAAAAAAGCTGGGCGCTGCAGGAATAGTGATCGCCGGCTCAGGGGTTCAGGCTATCTTTGGAACTCAATCTGATAATTTAAAAACGGATATGGATGAATATATTCGTAATAATTAA
- the clpS gene encoding ATP-dependent Clp protease adapter ClpS produces MNKNGGLNFEHLLNEQEISAVKPPDMYKVILNNDDYTPMEFVVDVLQNFFSYNLEQATALMLKVHYQGKAICGTFTAEVAETKVASVNQYARENEHPFLCTLEKA; encoded by the coding sequence ATGAATAAAAACGGCGGGTTGAATTTTGAACACCTATTAAATGAGCAGGAAATAAGTGCTGTCAAGCCACCTGATATGTATAAAGTGATATTGAATAATGACGATTATACTCCGATGGAATTTGTGGTTGATGTGCTCCAAAACTTCTTTTCTTATAACCTTGAACAGGCAACAGCATTGATGCTTAAAGTTCATTATCAGGGAAAGGCGATTTGCGGCACTTTTACGGCAGAGGTGGCGGAAACGAAGGTAGCATCTGTAAATCAATATGCCAGAGAAAACGAACATCCATTTCTGTGCACCCTGGAAAAAGCCTGA
- a CDS encoding Bax inhibitor-1/YccA family protein: protein MNRYSKSNGSIIEGRSTGIQVYMSQVYGWMTCGLLLTAFVAWYAANNPAILNLIFSSQIVFFGLIIVQLGLVFVISGMIHKLSGAMATSLFMLYSALTGLTISSIFVVYTQSSIASTFVITAGMFGAMSFYGYVTKRDLTGLGNMLFMGVIGILLASIVNIWLKSSALMWAVTYIGVVLFVGLTAYDTQKLKNMGEQLDSNDKEGFRKYSIVGALTLYIDFINLFLMLIRIVGNRR, encoded by the coding sequence ATGAATCGCTATTCAAAGTCTAATGGTTCTATTATCGAGGGCCGTAGCACAGGTATACAGGTGTATATGTCTCAAGTATACGGCTGGATGACCTGCGGTTTATTGTTGACCGCATTCGTTGCTTGGTATGCGGCTAACAACCCAGCCATCTTAAATTTGATCTTTTCGAGCCAAATCGTTTTTTTTGGTCTTATTATTGTGCAGCTAGGATTAGTTTTTGTGATTTCAGGTATGATCCACAAGCTCAGTGGGGCTATGGCCACCAGCCTTTTTATGTTGTATTCCGCATTAACAGGCTTGACGATATCCAGTATCTTTGTTGTTTACACCCAGTCGTCTATCGCCAGCACTTTTGTGATCACAGCAGGCATGTTTGGTGCGATGAGTTTTTATGGTTATGTCACAAAGAGGGATCTCACTGGTTTAGGTAATATGTTATTTATGGGTGTTATTGGTATTTTACTGGCTTCCATCGTTAACATCTGGCTTAAAAGCAGTGCACTGATGTGGGCTGTAACCTATATCGGCGTTGTTCTATTTGTAGGTTTAACGGCTTACGATACCCAAAAATTAAAAAATATGGGTGAACAATTAGACAGTAATGATAAAGAAGGGTTTCGTAAATATTCTATCGTAGGTGCTTTAACGCTTTACATTGATTTTATTAATTTATTCTTAATGTTAATACGGATTGTAGGTAATCGACGTTAA